The bacterium BMS3Abin08 genome includes a window with the following:
- the pilT_3 gene encoding twitching mobility protein encodes MATLYDFLKMMIEKNSSDLHITTGSPPRLRIDGKLLPIDHDPLIPPETRTLCYSILTDAQKHRFEENNELDLSFGVKGLSRFRANIFMQRGAVAGAFRTIPFSIRTFQELGLPEIINGLAKKPRGLILVTGPTGSGKTTTLAAMIDRINSERYEHIITIEDPIEYLHSHKKCLVNQREVTADTASFRDALRYILRQDPDVVLIGEMRDLETIEAALRVSETGHLTLATLHTNSAVQTINRVIDVFPPHQQDQVRVQLSFVLEGIVAQQLIPRKDGKGRVLAVEILVPNPAIRNLIREDKVHQIYSMMQTGQSRFGMQTMNQSLHEVYSKGLISYEDALGRSPIPDELIAMLQKGGQISSGQKKQETRFKGRRG; translated from the coding sequence ATGGCGACACTTTATGACTTCCTGAAGATGATGATCGAAAAGAACTCATCGGATCTTCATATTACCACAGGCAGTCCTCCGAGGCTCCGGATCGATGGGAAACTCCTGCCGATCGACCATGACCCGCTTATCCCTCCTGAAACACGAACCCTCTGCTACAGCATACTGACAGACGCACAGAAACACAGGTTTGAGGAAAACAATGAGCTTGACCTCTCCTTTGGCGTAAAGGGACTCAGCAGGTTCAGGGCAAATATATTCATGCAAAGAGGGGCGGTGGCAGGGGCATTCAGGACCATCCCTTTCAGCATCAGGACCTTTCAGGAACTGGGTCTGCCCGAGATTATCAACGGACTCGCGAAGAAGCCCAGAGGTTTAATACTCGTCACAGGCCCTACCGGTTCAGGAAAAACCACGACACTTGCAGCAATGATAGACAGGATTAATTCCGAACGGTATGAACATATCATAACTATTGAGGACCCTATAGAGTACCTCCATTCGCATAAAAAATGTCTTGTGAATCAACGCGAGGTTACGGCTGACACTGCTTCCTTCCGTGATGCCCTTCGTTACATCCTGAGGCAGGACCCGGATGTCGTGCTGATCGGGGAGATGAGGGACCTTGAAACAATAGAAGCCGCTCTCAGGGTTTCCGAGACAGGACACCTGACACTTGCAACACTGCATACCAATTCGGCAGTTCAGACCATAAACCGTGTGATCGATGTATTTCCTCCCCATCAGCAGGACCAGGTCAGGGTTCAGCTCTCCTTTGTGCTCGAAGGCATCGTAGCCCAGCAGCTAATCCCGAGGAAGGACGGCAAGGGCCGTGTGCTTGCTGTTGAGATCCTCGTCCCCAACCCTGCAATCAGGAACCTGATCAGGGAAGACAAGGTCCACCAGATATACTCAATGATGCAGACCGGGCAGTCCCGGTTTGGAATGCAGACAATGAACCAGTCACTTCATGAAGTCTACAGCAAGGGGTTGATATCCTATGAGGACGCCCTTGGCCGGTCACCCATCCCTGATGAATTAATAGCCATGCTACAGAAAGGTGGACAGATATCATCGGGACAGAAGAAGCAGGAGACAAGATTCAAGGGCAGAAGGGGGTAA
- the epsF_3 gene encoding type II secretion system protein F translates to MATVFQWSGKNTKGLIESGEITAASKDEVISQLRRKNIVPTAITEKKARGLTIFRKKIRDKDLVVFTRQFATMIDAGLPLVQALDILSTQVENKTLAKTLEQVKADVEGGSTYADALRKHPKAFTELYVNMIAAGEAGGILDTILNRLASYIEKAMKLKKKIKGAMIYPAVVTTIAIGVIAVIMIFVVPTFSKMFAQLGGVLPIPTRIVISMSNFISGIGGLIILAVSIAAVIFITQLRKTDKGKYVTDKFILSTPIFGNILRKASIAKFTRTLGTLVSSGVPILDGLDITAKTSGNKVIERAIYEVRTAVSEGKTIAEPLMKNRIFPPMVNHMIAVGESTGALDAMLSKIADFYDDEVDAAVSNLTAMIEPLLMVFLGGSVGFIVIAIYLPIFKLGTLIK, encoded by the coding sequence GTGGCGACAGTATTTCAATGGTCGGGCAAGAACACTAAGGGGTTGATTGAGTCAGGAGAGATAACGGCGGCCTCCAAGGATGAGGTTATCTCTCAATTAAGGAGAAAAAATATTGTACCCACCGCTATAACGGAGAAGAAGGCAAGGGGGCTGACTATCTTCCGCAAAAAGATTCGTGACAAGGATCTCGTTGTATTCACAAGACAGTTTGCCACCATGATTGATGCAGGCCTGCCCCTTGTGCAGGCCCTTGATATCCTCTCCACCCAGGTGGAAAACAAGACCCTTGCCAAAACACTTGAGCAGGTCAAGGCCGACGTTGAGGGAGGCTCAACCTATGCCGACGCCTTGAGAAAGCACCCCAAGGCATTCACCGAACTCTATGTAAATATGATTGCCGCCGGTGAGGCAGGTGGTATACTCGACACGATTCTTAACAGACTTGCCTCTTATATTGAAAAGGCCATGAAACTGAAGAAAAAGATAAAGGGAGCGATGATCTATCCTGCAGTTGTTACAACCATTGCCATCGGCGTTATAGCAGTGATCATGATATTTGTCGTTCCGACATTTTCCAAGATGTTTGCACAGTTAGGCGGCGTTCTTCCCATCCCTACAAGAATTGTGATTAGCATGAGTAATTTTATCAGCGGGATAGGGGGTCTGATTATTTTAGCTGTCTCCATCGCAGCGGTTATCTTCATAACACAGCTAAGAAAGACGGACAAAGGGAAGTATGTCACCGACAAATTTATCCTGAGTACGCCGATTTTCGGCAACATCTTGAGGAAAGCGTCTATCGCCAAGTTCACAAGAACTCTCGGCACTCTGGTAAGCAGCGGTGTGCCTATCCTTGACGGCCTTGATATTACGGCCAAGACCTCCGGTAATAAGGTTATTGAACGGGCCATTTATGAAGTCCGCACCGCGGTCTCAGAGGGAAAGACCATAGCAGAGCCCTTAATGAAAAACAGGATCTTCCCTCCGATGGTGAACCATATGATCGCTGTCGGTGAATCAACCGGTGCACTTGATGCCATGCTCAGTAAGATTGCCGATTTTTACGATGACGAAGTTGATGCCGCGGTTTCCAACCTGACCGCAATGATTGAACCTCTCTTGATGGTGTTTCTTGGCGGCTCCGTAGGGTTCATTGTTATCGCCATATACCTCCCGATTTTCAAACTGGGCACTTTAATCAAATAA